In a genomic window of Muntiacus reevesi chromosome 1, mMunRee1.1, whole genome shotgun sequence:
- the LOC136143865 gene encoding antigen-presenting glycoprotein CD1d-like, whose translation MSGTGAPGQRAARGRRAGKAADARGGRAQTDTPREAGSLTHQPENLLPPASSCLAPGDRARFRGSRHHPFFPNLAVCLFLLLFLLPSVLSLPCPRFLRSVLSPEPQTSYSFRGLQISSVANRSWTRTDGLGWLGELQLYTWRNESDTVGFLKPWSQGTFSEQQWEQLQHTFQVYRSSFTRDVWEFVEMLHLDYPLEIQISGGCELLPTNTSESFLCAAFQGKDVLSFQGMSWVPVPDAPSWSQMFCKVLNRDQGTKETVHWLLHDICPHLLRGLLQMGKSELEKQVKPEAWLSSGPPPRPGHLRLVCHVSGFYPKPVRVTWVRGEQEEPGSHQGDVMPNADSTWYLQVTLDVEAAEAAGLSCRVKHSSLGDQDIILYWDGNRVSTGLIVVLVILVVFVLLVFGGLVFWFRKHRRYQDIS comes from the exons ATGAGTGGAACCGGGGCTCCCGGGCAGAGGGCGGCGAGAGGGAGGCGAGCGGGGAAAGCGGCGGACGCTCGCGGCGGGCGGGCGCAGACTGATACACCTCGGGAAGCCGGGAGCTTGACCCACCAGCCCGAGAACCTGCTACCCCCTGCCTCCAGCTGCTTGGCCCCTGGAGACCGAGCTCGATTCCGAGGCAGCAGACATCATCCTTTCTTCCCAAACCtagctgtttgtttgtttctgttgctcttccttctcccttctgTGCTCTCCCTCCCGTGCCCCCGGTTCCTCCGATCTGTATTGTCTCCAGAGCCGCAAACGTCTTACTCCTTCCGCGGCCTCCAGATTTCCTCCGTCGCCAACCGCAGCTGGACGCGCACGGACGGCCTCGGGTGGCTGGGGGAGCTGCAGCTCTATACTTggcgcaatgagtcggacaccgTCGGCTTCCTGAAGCCTTGGTCTCAGGGCACATTCAGCGAGCAGCAGTGGGAGCAGCTGCAGCACACTTTTCAGGTTTATCGAAGCAGCTTCACCAGGGACGTCTGGGAATTCGTTGAAATGCTGCACCTCGACT ATCCTCTTGAGATCCAGATATCTGGAGGATGTGAGTTACTCCCGACGAACACCTCCGAAAGCTTCTTATGTGCAGCATTTCAAGGAAAGGATGTCCTGAGTTTCCAAGGAATGTCTTGGGTACCAGTCCCAGATGCCCCGTCTTGGAGCCAGATGTTCTGCAAGGTGCTCAATCGGGACCAAGGGACCAAGGAAACAGTGCACTGGCTCCTCCATGACATCTGCCCCCACTTGCTCAGAGGCCTCTTGCAGATGGGGAAGTCCGAGCTGGAGAAGCAAG TGAAGCCGGAggcctggctgtccagtggcccCCCTCCCCGGCCTGGCCACCTGCGGCTGGTCTGCCACGTCTCAGGATTCTACCCAAAACCCGTGCGGGTGACGTGGGTGAGGGGCgagcaggaggagcctggcagtcaccAAGGAGACGTCATGCCCAACGCCGACTCGACCTGGTATTTGCAAGTAACCCTGGATGTGGAGGCTGCGGAGGCGGCTGGCCTGAGCTGCCGAGTGAAGCACAGCAGCCTGGGAGACCAGGACATCATCCTGTACTGGG ATGGGAACCGTGTCTCCACGGGCTTGATTGTCGTCCTGGTAATACTGGTGGTGTTCGTCCTTCTGGTTTTTGGAGGCTTAGTCTTCTGGTTTAGGAAGCACCG GCGCTATCAGGATATCTCATGA